Proteins from a genomic interval of Lolium perenne isolate Kyuss_39 chromosome 1, Kyuss_2.0, whole genome shotgun sequence:
- the LOC127321946 gene encoding peptidyl-prolyl cis-trans isomerase FKBP20-1, whose protein sequence is MAETIDLSGDGGVLKTVVRRAKDDAISPSDSLPLVDVHYEGTLENGEVFDTTHEDNSIFSFEVGQGAVIKAWDLALRTMKVGEVAKLTCKPEYAYGSAGSPPEIPANSTLIFEVELLACKPRKGSSLGSVSDEKARLEELKKQRELAAATKEEEKKKREEAKAAAAARVQAKLDAKKGKGKGKGK, encoded by the exons ATGGCAGAGACCATAGATTTATCAGGGGATGGAGGCGTTCTTAAGACGGTGGTTAGAAGAGCAAAGGATGATGCTATAAGCCCGTCTGATAGCCTTCCATTGGTTGATG TTCATTATGAAGGGACACTTGAAAATGGTGAAGTTTTTGACACCACACATGAAGACAATTCTATTTTTTCATTTGAAGTTGGTCAGGGAGCTGTCATTAAAGCCTGGGATCTAGCCTTAAGAACTATGAAA GTTGGTGAGGTTGCAAAACTAACATGCAAGCCGGAATATGCGTATGGAAGTGCAGGCTCACCACCAGAGATACCAGCAAA TTCAACCCTCATTTTTGAGGTGGAGTTACTGGCATGCAAGCCAAGGAAAGGTTCAAGTCTGGGCAGTGTATCTGATGAGAAAGCCAGGCTAGA GGAACTTAAGAAACAGCGTGAGCTAGCTGCTGCTACCAaagaggaagagaagaagaagagagaggAAGCAAAGGCTGCAGCAGCAGCTCGTGTGCAAGCCAAACTTGATGCAAAGAAGGGAAAGGGAAAAGGAAAGGGCAAATAG